From one Rosa rugosa chromosome 4, drRosRugo1.1, whole genome shotgun sequence genomic stretch:
- the LOC133745285 gene encoding uncharacterized protein LOC133745285 produces the protein MVIHLKFRNFSFPIQSKRSETLNPFTLFIRHCHFQSNPPFNSPSPAPPKTSQTSVAIFWDLETKPPKSVTPFEAAGRLKTAASSFGLVRHMIAYANRHAFNCVPQVVGKIRKERDREVIRDEPNICRVCGRRFYTKEKLMNHFKLHEREHMKRLSQIESARGSRRVKLVGKYSMKMEKYKNAVRDVMIPKEGNSLVSELKRAGFWVRSLADKPQAGFVALRNDILEMMDQRRFECLVLVSDDSDFVDVVMEARRRCVKTVAVGDLGDGTLKRAADSGFSWREILLGKAKKEAVAVVGKWKDRDILKRLEWKYKPDEDRRVHSLDGGVDGESEDEEIGSIVNGMNDNCLRSDDTGKWWELDSDADAIS, from the coding sequence ATGGTTATACATCTCAAATTTCGCAACTTTTCCTTCCCAATTCAATCGAAAAGGtcagaaaccctaaaccctttTACGCTATTCATCAGACATTGTCATTTTCAATCGAACCCACCTTTCAATTCTCCATCTCCGGCACCACCCAAAACTTCCCAAACCAGCGTTGCAATTTTCTGGGATTTAGAAACCAAACCCCCAAAATCCGTCACGCCGTTCGAGGCCGCCGGCAGGCTCAAGACGGCGGCTTCGTCGTTCGGGCTCGTCAGGCATATGATCGCATACGCCAACCGCCACGCGTTTAATTGTGTTCCTCAAGTTGTGGGGAAGATAAGGAAAGAGAGGGATAGGGAAGTGATTAGGGATGAGCCCAACATTTGTAGGGTATGTGGGAGGAGGTTTTATACTAAAGAGAAGCTTATGAATCATTTTAAGCTGCATGAGAGGGAACACATGAAGAGGTTGAGTCAAATCGAGTCGGCGAGAGGGAGTAGGAGGGTGAAATTGGTGGGGAAGTATTCAATGAAGATGGAGAAGTATAAGAATGCAGTTAGGGATGTGATGATACCAAAGGAAGGGAATAGTTTGGTTAGTGAGCTGAAGCGGGCGGGGTTTTGGGTTCGGAGTTTGGCTGATAAGCCACAGGCTGGATTTGTTGCATTGAGAAATGACattttggagatgatggatCAGAGGAGGTTTgagtgtttggtgcttgtttcGGATGATTCGGATTTTGTGGATGTTGTGATGGAGGCGAGGAGGAGGTGTGTGAAGACAGTTGCTGTGGGGGATTTAGGTGATGGGACTCTGAAGAGGGCTGCGGATTCAGGGTTTTCTTGGAGGGAGATTTTGTTGGGGAAGGCTAAGAAGGAGGCAGTGGCGGTTGTGGGGAAGTGGAAAGACCGTGATATATTGAAGAGATTGGAGTGGAAATACAAGCCAGATGAGGATAGGAGGGTGCATAGCTTGGATGGTGGAGTTGATGGTGAGAGTGAGGATGAGGAAATTGGAAGTATTGTTAATGGTATGAATGACAATTGTTTGCGGAGCGATGATACCGGCAAATGGTGGGAGCTTGACTCTGATGCTGATGCCATTTCATAA
- the LOC133745284 gene encoding uncharacterized protein LOC133745284 isoform X2, giving the protein MKGVYSAPGDYIYFKSQVPLHKIPIGTKQWRYYDFGPKAVTPLICLPGTAGTADVCYKQIMALSMKGYRVISVDIPRVWNHQEWIQAFEKFLDAIDVHHIHLYGTSLGGFLAQLFAQHRPRRVRSLILSNTFLDTRDFSAAMPWAPIVSWTPSFLLKRYVLSGIRDGPHEPFIADSVDFVVSQTNDYSAIPQQLKDQLSERYPEARRAQLKTGGDFPFLSRPDEVNLHLQLHLRRVGVEARPDLVPGISKGGSGGGTSSEENEKKDQDKKDPDDPSKDDQGNSESSNEESQIPPPPESSESHSLDDQLVNNAKFCPLSNEDVVVSLLSEFFKQQHTVPPEIVMRLWETFAIHLLSLCVGSLYISLNCNQKLRQVL; this is encoded by the exons ATGAAAGGCGTCTACTCGGCGCCCGGAGATTACATCTACTTCAAGTCCCAGGTCCCTCTTCACAAGATCCCA ATTGGCACAAAGCAGTGGCGATACTATGATTTTGGTCCGAAAGCAGTAACTCCACTTATATGTCTTCCTGGAACAGCAGGGACAGCAGATGTCTGTTACAAGCAGATCATGGCATTGTCCATGAAG GGTTACAGGGTCATTTCTGTTGATATTCCACGTGTATGGAATCATCAAGAATGGATTCAAGCATTTGAAAAGTTCTTGGATGCTATTGATGTTCATCAT ATACATCTCTATGGTACATCCCTTGGGGGCTTTTTGGCTCAACTTTTTGCTCAGCATCGTCCAAGACGGGTTCGATCGTTGATACTATCAAATACCTTTCTGGACACACGCGACTTCTCTGCAGCAATGCCATGGGCTCCCAT CGTCAGTTGGACCCCCTCTTTTTTGCTGAAAAGATACGTCTTATCAGGAATTCGTGATGGCCCCCACGAGCCATTTATTGCGGATTCAGTGGACTTTGTTGTTTCTCAG ACAAATGACTACAGTGCGATTCCTCAACAACTCAAAGATCAACTGAGTGAAAGGTACCCCGAAGCAAGGCGTGCACAATTAAAGACGGGGGGAGATTTTCCATTTCTTTCACGCCCAGATGAAGTCAACTTACATCTTCAG CTACACCTAAGACGAGTTGGTGTGGAAGCTCGACCTGACTTGGTTCCGGGCATCTCGAAGGGAGGTAGTGGTGGTGGGACCTCCAGTGAAGAGAATGAGAAAAAAGATCAGGACAAAAAAGATCCGGATGATCCATCCAAGGATGATCAGGGAAATTCAGAAAGTTCTAATGAAGAAAGTCAGATCCCACCACCCCCAGAAAGTTCAGAATCTCATAGCTTAGACGACCAGCTTGTCAACAATGCAAAGTTTTGCCCCTTGAGTAATGAAGACGTGGTCGTTTCCTTGCTTTCTGAATTCTTTAAGCAACAACACACTGTACCCCCTGAAATAGTAATGCGATTATGGGAAACGTTTGCTATTCATTTGCTTTCTTTATGTGTGGGATCGTTGTACATTAGTTTGAACTGTAATCAGAAGCTTAGACAAGTCTTGTAA
- the LOC133745284 gene encoding uncharacterized protein LOC133745284 isoform X1 — MKGVYSAPGDYIYFKSQVPLHKIPIGTKQWRYYDFGPKAVTPLICLPGTAGTADVCYKQIMALSMKGYRVISVDIPRVWNHQEWIQAFEKFLDAIDVHHIHLYGTSLGGFLAQLFAQHRPRRVRSLILSNTFLDTRDFSAAMPWAPIVSWTPSFLLKRYVLSGIRDGPHEPFIADSVDFVVSQVETLSREDLASRLTLTADAAQVGPLLLTDSFITIMDTNDYSAIPQQLKDQLSERYPEARRAQLKTGGDFPFLSRPDEVNLHLQLHLRRVGVEARPDLVPGISKGGSGGGTSSEENEKKDQDKKDPDDPSKDDQGNSESSNEESQIPPPPESSESHSLDDQLVNNAKFCPLSNEDVVVSLLSEFFKQQHTVPPEIVMRLWETFAIHLLSLCVGSLYISLNCNQKLRQVL; from the exons ATGAAAGGCGTCTACTCGGCGCCCGGAGATTACATCTACTTCAAGTCCCAGGTCCCTCTTCACAAGATCCCA ATTGGCACAAAGCAGTGGCGATACTATGATTTTGGTCCGAAAGCAGTAACTCCACTTATATGTCTTCCTGGAACAGCAGGGACAGCAGATGTCTGTTACAAGCAGATCATGGCATTGTCCATGAAG GGTTACAGGGTCATTTCTGTTGATATTCCACGTGTATGGAATCATCAAGAATGGATTCAAGCATTTGAAAAGTTCTTGGATGCTATTGATGTTCATCAT ATACATCTCTATGGTACATCCCTTGGGGGCTTTTTGGCTCAACTTTTTGCTCAGCATCGTCCAAGACGGGTTCGATCGTTGATACTATCAAATACCTTTCTGGACACACGCGACTTCTCTGCAGCAATGCCATGGGCTCCCAT CGTCAGTTGGACCCCCTCTTTTTTGCTGAAAAGATACGTCTTATCAGGAATTCGTGATGGCCCCCACGAGCCATTTATTGCGGATTCAGTGGACTTTGTTGTTTCTCAG GTTGAAACACTCTCAAGGGAAGACCTGGCCTCCAGGTTGACTTTAACAGCTGATGCTGCACAAGTTGGACCTCTTTTGCTCACAGACTCATTCATCACTATAATGGAT ACAAATGACTACAGTGCGATTCCTCAACAACTCAAAGATCAACTGAGTGAAAGGTACCCCGAAGCAAGGCGTGCACAATTAAAGACGGGGGGAGATTTTCCATTTCTTTCACGCCCAGATGAAGTCAACTTACATCTTCAG CTACACCTAAGACGAGTTGGTGTGGAAGCTCGACCTGACTTGGTTCCGGGCATCTCGAAGGGAGGTAGTGGTGGTGGGACCTCCAGTGAAGAGAATGAGAAAAAAGATCAGGACAAAAAAGATCCGGATGATCCATCCAAGGATGATCAGGGAAATTCAGAAAGTTCTAATGAAGAAAGTCAGATCCCACCACCCCCAGAAAGTTCAGAATCTCATAGCTTAGACGACCAGCTTGTCAACAATGCAAAGTTTTGCCCCTTGAGTAATGAAGACGTGGTCGTTTCCTTGCTTTCTGAATTCTTTAAGCAACAACACACTGTACCCCCTGAAATAGTAATGCGATTATGGGAAACGTTTGCTATTCATTTGCTTTCTTTATGTGTGGGATCGTTGTACATTAGTTTGAACTGTAATCAGAAGCTTAGACAAGTCTTGTAA
- the LOC133706861 gene encoding probable calcium-binding protein CML13 has protein sequence MGKDLSDDQVNSMKEAFTLFDTDNDGKIAPSELGILMRSLGGNPTQAQLKSIVAEEKLTAPFDFKRFLELMGKHMKPEPFDRQLRDAFKVLDKDATGFVSVSELRHILTSIGEKLEPSEFDEWIREVDVGKDGKIKYEDFIARMVAK, from the coding sequence ATGGGGAAGGATCTGAGCGACGATCAAGTCAACTCGATGAAGGAGGCCTTCACGCTCTTCGACACGGACAACGACGGCAAGATCGCCCCGTCGGAATTGGGGATCCTAATGCGGTCCCTGGGCGGCAACCCGACCCAGGCCCAACTCAAATCCATAGTCGCCGAGGAGAAGCTGACGGCCCCCTTCGACTTCAAACGCTTCCTGGAGCTGATGGGGAAGCACATGAAGCCGGAGCCCTTCGATCGCCAGCTCCGCGACGCCTTCAAGGTCCTCGACAAGGACGCCACCGGCTTCGTCTCCGTGTCGGAGCTCCGGCACATCCTCACCAGCATCGGCGAGAAATTGGAGCCGTCGGAGTTCGACGAGTGGATCCGGGAGGTCGATGTGGGCAAAGATGGCAAGATCAAATACGAGGACTTCATCGCCAGAATGGTCGCCAAGTGA
- the LOC133742499 gene encoding somatic embryogenesis receptor kinase 4 — MGSIRFLIALFVVLGVFTPPPRVCGNAELGALLQLKASLDPEGKYLSSWTEHGDPCSGTFEGVACNEKSKVANVSLQGKGLSGRLSPAVAELRCLSGLYLHYNNLSGKIPKEIGALTGLTDLYLNVNNLSGGIPREIGNMTSLQVLQLCCNQLNGSIPTQMGSLKRLSVLALQYNRISGQIPASLGNLGMLKRLDLGFNKFFGTIPAKLASIPSLELLDIRNNSLSGVVSPAFKRLNEGFKSANNSGLCGVGFSTLRICTSFDTDRVNDDGLPLGPNLNKTVVTAPPNANPESVDINTHCNQNNCKKSTKFPQAAVIAGVIALIVTLAGGVFLALVRNRRKKQKIGNTCDPSDGQLSTDQAKEFYRRSPSPLVSLEYSNAWDPLADGQNGLGFSFSQEYLKSYWFNMEDVESATQYFSEVNLLGKSKFSSVYKGVLRDGSLVAVKSINVTSCKSEEAEFVKGLHLVFSLTHENLVKLKGFCCSRGRGECFLIYDFAPNGNLSQYLDVIDGKNQVLDWSKRVSVLNGIAKGIGYLHGSEENKPAMIHQNISVEKVLLDKQFKPLISDSGLPKLLADDIVFSTLKTSAAMGYLAPEYITTGRFTEKSDVYAFGVIVLQVISGNLQLNTSMRLAAESCRYEEFVDTNLKGQFSEPEAAALGKLGLVCTHEHPDQRPTMQTVIQELSNLTAS, encoded by the exons ATGGGTTCGATTCGTTTTCTCATTGCTCTGTTTGTTGTGCTCGGGGTTTTTACCCCTCCACCGCGAGTTTGTGGAAATGCAGAGCTCGGAGCACTGCTGCAGCTGAAGGCCTCTCTTGACCCAGAAGGCAAGTACTTGAGTTCATGGACTGAACATGGTGATCCGTGTAGTGGAACATTTGAAGGTGTGGCGTGTAATGAGAAGAGCAAAGTGGCTAATGTTTCTTTGCAGGGGAAGGGTCTTTCGGGTCGGCTTTCGCCGGCGGTGGCCGAGCTCCGGTGCTTGTCCGGTCTGTACTTGCATTATAATAACTTGTCAGGGAAGATTCCGAAAGAGATTGGAGCTCTAACTGGGCTTACTGATCTCTATCTCAATGTGAATAATCTCTCTGGGGGTATACCCCGTGAGATTGGGAACATGACTAGTCTTCAAG TTTTACAGCTATGTTGTAACCAGCTGAATGGGAGCATACCTACACAGATGGGGTCCTTGAAGAGGTTAAGTGTTCTTGCTTTGCAGTATAACAGAATATCTGGTCAGATTCCTGCAAGCTTGGGGAACTTAGGGATGCTCAAAAGGCTTGATCTGGGCTTCAATAAGTTCTTTGGTACAATTCCTGCAAAGCTAGCTAGTATACCATCTTTGGAACTCTTAGATATCCGAAATAATTCTCTTTCTGGAGTGGTCTCTCCTG CTTTCAAGAGATTAAATGAAGGATTCAAGTCTGCAAACAACTCAGGCCTATGTGGAGTTGGATTTTCTACACTGAGAATTTGCACATCTTTTGACACGGACAGAGTGAATGATGATGGACTACCACTAGGACCAAACTTGAATAAAACAGTTGTTACTGCTCCTCCAAATGCCAACCCTGAGTCAGTAGATATCAACACCCATTGCAACCAAAACAATTGCAAAAAGTCGACCAAATTTCCGCAAGCTGCTGTAATTGCAGGAGTTATTGCACTCATTGTCACATTGGCTGGGGGTGTATTTCTGGCTCTTGTGCGGAACAGACGAAAGAAACAAAAGATTGGGAATACTTGTGATCCTTCTGATGGCCAGCTTAGCACTGATCAGGCCAAGGAGTTCTACAGGAGAAGTCCCTCTCCACTAGTGAGTCTTGAGTACTCTAATGCATGGGATCCCTTGGCCGATGGGCAAAATGGCCTTGGTTTCTCCTTCTCCCAGGAGTATCTCAAAAGCTATTGGTTCAACATGGAAGATGTGGAGTCTGCAACACAGTACTTCTCCGAGGTGAACCTGTTAGGGAAGAGCAAATTCTCTTCTGTCTATAAAGGAGTTCTGAGAGATGGTTCTCTTGTAGCTGTTAAGAGCATTAATGTGACCAGCTGCAAGTCTGAGGAAGCTGAATTTGTGAAGGGACTGCACTTAGTATTTTCGCTAACTCATGAAAACCTTGTCAAGCTGAAAGGTTTCTGCTGCTCTAGGGGCAGAGGTGAATGCTTCCTTATCTATGATTTTGCTCCTAATGGAAACCTCTCTCAATATCTCGATGTAATCGATGGAAAGAACCAAGTCCTTGACTGGTCCAAGAGAGTTTCTGTCTTAAATGGCATTGCAAAAG GTATTGGATACTTGCACGGCAGTGAAGAAAACAAACCGGCCATgattcatcaaaacatctctgtTGAAAAGGTTCTCCTTGATAAGCAATTTAAGCCATTGATTTCGGACTCTGGCCTTCCTAAGCTGCTAGCTGATGACATTGTCTTCTCCACTCTGAAGACAAGTGCTGCAATGGGATACCTAGCTCCTGAATATATCACCACTGGTCGTTTCACTGAGAAAAGTGATGTATATGCATTTGGAGTCATTGTCCTCCAAGTTATATCAGGGAATCTACAACTCAACACTTCGATGCGACTGGCTGCAGAATCATGCAGATATGAAGAATTTGTCGACACCAATCTAAAAGGGCAATTCTCAGAACCTGAAGCAGCTGCACTGGGAAAACTCGGACTAGTGTGCACCCATGAGCATCCTGACCAAAGGCCAACAATGCAGACAGTGATCCAGGAGCTGAGCAACCTTACAGCAAGTTAG
- the LOC133742500 gene encoding putative transferase At4g12130, mitochondrial isoform X1, giving the protein MQRLKLPLRFPKSIPYGYRAFHDKTQLENVGPLASILKSRAVVRFRGPDTVKFLQGLLTNDVRRFGEPLSEKTSTLVTPNLSSESIPPMYAALLTPQGRFLYDFVLYGLPRPDAKLNRAGSGPGADPDEPLEVFADVDASVLDELLSTLKKYRLRAKVDIENVADELHCWQRYGGKLSKKDSSVEEPEAASVGWGAGVDRLGMSTSRGEPCGWQWFKDPRLDCLGFRGIFPSNTTPPLVEADKETDEQNYLLWRIENGVAEGSTEIPKGEAIPLEYNLVALNAISFDKGCYVGQELVARTHHRGVIRKRLLPLKFLKDSGEEAEQKVAPGSEVIDSVSDKKIGTVTTQLGCRGLGVLRLDEAFKGSSTLTIRGQDDVKVEPIRPDWWPPEWLQEHQRRSAAA; this is encoded by the exons ATGCAGCGTCTGAAACTTCCACTACGGTTTCCCAAATCCATTCCTTATGGTTACAGAGCCTTCCACGATAAGACGCAGCTGGAGAATGTCGGGCCGCTGGCTTCAATCCTCAAGTCCCGGGCAGTGGTTCGGTTCCGAGGTCCAGATACAGTTAAGTTCCTTCAGGGGCTGTTGACAAATGATGTAAGGAGGTTTGGTGAACCCTTGAGTGAGAAGACCTCAACATTGGTCACACCCAATTTATCCTCGGAGTCCATACCACCTATGTATGCCGCGCTATTAACACCTCAGGGAAGATTCTTATATGATTTCGTCTTGTATGGCCTGCCTAGGCCGGATGCCAAGCTTAATAGGGCTGGGTCGGGACCTGGGGCAGACCCAGATGAGCCGTTGGAGGTCTTTGCTGATGTAGATGCTTCAGTCTTGGACGAACTCTTGAGCACCTTAAAGAA ATACCGTTTGAGGGCTAAGGTTGACATTGAGAATGTGGCAGACGAGTTACATTGCTGGCAGCGTTATGGGGGAAAGCTATCTAAGAAGGACTCCTCTGTAGAAGAACCAGAAGCTGCTAGTGTTGGCTGGGGTGCTGGTGTTGATCGCTTAGGCATGTCAACTTCACGTGGAGAGCCTTGTGGATGGCAGTGGTTTAAGGATCCGAGATTGGATTGCCTTGGTTTCAGGGGGATCTTCCCGTCTAATACAACAC CACCTTTGGTTGAAGCTGACAAAGAAACAGATGAACAAAACTACCTTCTATGGAGAATAGAAAATGGTGTTGCAGAAGGATCAACCGAGATCCCTAAAG GTGAGGCAATTCCTCTAGAATATAACCTGGTGGCTCTAAATGCAATTAGCTTTGACAAAGGGTGTTATGTGGGCCAAGAGCTTGTTGCTCGAACACACCACAGAGGGGTCATTCGCAAACGCCTGCTTCCTCTAAAATTTCTCAAGGATAGCGGAGAAG AAGCAGAGCAGAAGGTTGCCCCTGGCTCCGAAGTGATTGATAGTGTTTCTGACAAGAAAATTGGTACTGTCACAACTCAACTTGGATGTCGTGGACTTGGTGTCTTGCGTTTGGATGAAGCTTTTAAAGGATCAAGTACATTAACCATACGAGGCCAGGACGACGTGAAGGTCGAGCCTATTAGACCCGATTGGTGGCCGCCTGAATGGTTGCAAGAACATCAGCGTCGAAGTGCAGCTGCTTAA
- the LOC133742500 gene encoding putative transferase At4g12130, mitochondrial isoform X2, with amino-acid sequence MQRLKLPLRFPKSIPYGYRAFHDKTQLENVGPLASILKSRAVVRFRGPDTVKFLQGLLTNDVRRFGEPLSEKTSTLVTPNLSSESIPPMYAALLTPQGRFLYDFVLYGLPRPDAKLNRAGSGPGADPDEPLEVFADVDASVLDELLSTLKKYRLRAKVDIENVADELHCWQRYGGKLSKKDSSVEEPEAASVGWGAGVDRLGMSTSRGEPCGWQWFKDPRLDCLGFRGIFPSNTTPPLVEADKETDEQNYLLWRIENGVAEGSTEIPKGEAIPLEYNLVALNAISFDKGCYVGQELVARTHHRGVIRKRLLPLKFLKDSGEEQKVAPGSEVIDSVSDKKIGTVTTQLGCRGLGVLRLDEAFKGSSTLTIRGQDDVKVEPIRPDWWPPEWLQEHQRRSAAA; translated from the exons ATGCAGCGTCTGAAACTTCCACTACGGTTTCCCAAATCCATTCCTTATGGTTACAGAGCCTTCCACGATAAGACGCAGCTGGAGAATGTCGGGCCGCTGGCTTCAATCCTCAAGTCCCGGGCAGTGGTTCGGTTCCGAGGTCCAGATACAGTTAAGTTCCTTCAGGGGCTGTTGACAAATGATGTAAGGAGGTTTGGTGAACCCTTGAGTGAGAAGACCTCAACATTGGTCACACCCAATTTATCCTCGGAGTCCATACCACCTATGTATGCCGCGCTATTAACACCTCAGGGAAGATTCTTATATGATTTCGTCTTGTATGGCCTGCCTAGGCCGGATGCCAAGCTTAATAGGGCTGGGTCGGGACCTGGGGCAGACCCAGATGAGCCGTTGGAGGTCTTTGCTGATGTAGATGCTTCAGTCTTGGACGAACTCTTGAGCACCTTAAAGAA ATACCGTTTGAGGGCTAAGGTTGACATTGAGAATGTGGCAGACGAGTTACATTGCTGGCAGCGTTATGGGGGAAAGCTATCTAAGAAGGACTCCTCTGTAGAAGAACCAGAAGCTGCTAGTGTTGGCTGGGGTGCTGGTGTTGATCGCTTAGGCATGTCAACTTCACGTGGAGAGCCTTGTGGATGGCAGTGGTTTAAGGATCCGAGATTGGATTGCCTTGGTTTCAGGGGGATCTTCCCGTCTAATACAACAC CACCTTTGGTTGAAGCTGACAAAGAAACAGATGAACAAAACTACCTTCTATGGAGAATAGAAAATGGTGTTGCAGAAGGATCAACCGAGATCCCTAAAG GTGAGGCAATTCCTCTAGAATATAACCTGGTGGCTCTAAATGCAATTAGCTTTGACAAAGGGTGTTATGTGGGCCAAGAGCTTGTTGCTCGAACACACCACAGAGGGGTCATTCGCAAACGCCTGCTTCCTCTAAAATTTCTCAAGGATAGCGGAGAAG AGCAGAAGGTTGCCCCTGGCTCCGAAGTGATTGATAGTGTTTCTGACAAGAAAATTGGTACTGTCACAACTCAACTTGGATGTCGTGGACTTGGTGTCTTGCGTTTGGATGAAGCTTTTAAAGGATCAAGTACATTAACCATACGAGGCCAGGACGACGTGAAGGTCGAGCCTATTAGACCCGATTGGTGGCCGCCTGAATGGTTGCAAGAACATCAGCGTCGAAGTGCAGCTGCTTAA